A part of Caretta caretta isolate rCarCar2 chromosome 1, rCarCar1.hap1, whole genome shotgun sequence genomic DNA contains:
- the OMP gene encoding olfactory marker protein gives MAGHASELEFPFVQDVQLTKCMRLRAQSLQQRNERPQDGEKLLRPNEYIYRVDFVQQHNLYFLRWKIQMEKAGKVTVMGTSQHWTPDLTNLMNRQLLEPVGIFWKQPGTKEVECNEADAQEFGERLMELAKIRKVMYFLLSFTDGLDPAHLKCSVVFKA, from the coding sequence ATGGCTGGCCACGCGTCGGAGCTTGAGTTCCCCTTCGTCCAGGACGTCCAGCTCACCAAGTGCATGCGGCTGCGGGCACAGAGTCTCCAGCAGAGGAACGAGCGGCCGCAGGATGGCGAGAAGCTGCTGCGGCCCAACGAGTACATCTACAGGGTGGATTTCGTCCAGCAGCACAATCTGTACTTCCTGCGCTGGAAGATCCAGATGGAGAAAGCGGGGAAGGTGACGGTGATGGGCACCTCCCAGCACTGGACGCCCGACCTCACCAACCTCATGAacaggcagctgctggagccagtgGGCATCTTCTGGAAGCAGCCAGGGACCAAGGAAGTGGAGTGTAACGAGGCGGATGCCCAGGAGTTCGGGGAGAGGCTGATGGAGCTGGCCAAGATCCGCAAGGTGATgtacttcctcctctccttcaccGATGGCCTCGACCCAGCCCACCTCAAGTGCTCTGTAGTGTTCAAAGCCTGA